One window of the Oceanicaulis sp. genome contains the following:
- a CDS encoding enoyl-ACP reductase — protein sequence MSDTEFPAGELMKGKRGLVMGVANKNSIAWGIARQLAAQGAELAFSYQDEALEKRVRPLVESLPGEPFMVTADVSDDASMDACFETIKDKWGKLDFLVHAIAFAGKEELQGSFTHNTTREGFKRAMDISAFSFVDASRRASELMPSREEGGGSIVCMTYLGAERVVPNYNVMGVAKAALEASTRYVARDLGPAGIRVNAISAGPMRTLAMAGISGGRTLMKTGKDWSMLKEDTTMEGVAGAALYLLSDLGKSCTGEVLHVDAGFHAVAVPDIAED from the coding sequence TTGTCCGACACTGAGTTTCCGGCCGGCGAACTGATGAAGGGCAAGCGCGGCCTCGTCATGGGCGTCGCGAACAAGAACTCCATCGCCTGGGGCATCGCCCGGCAGCTGGCCGCCCAGGGCGCCGAGCTGGCCTTCTCCTATCAGGACGAGGCGCTGGAGAAGCGGGTCCGTCCGCTGGTGGAGAGCCTTCCCGGCGAGCCTTTCATGGTGACCGCCGACGTCAGCGACGACGCCTCGATGGACGCCTGCTTTGAGACCATCAAGGACAAGTGGGGCAAGCTCGACTTCCTGGTCCACGCCATCGCGTTCGCCGGCAAGGAAGAGCTGCAGGGCAGCTTCACCCACAACACGACGCGCGAAGGCTTCAAGCGGGCGATGGACATCTCCGCGTTCTCCTTCGTGGACGCCTCGCGCCGGGCCAGCGAACTGATGCCCAGCCGTGAAGAGGGCGGCGGGTCGATCGTGTGCATGACCTATCTCGGCGCAGAGCGGGTCGTGCCGAACTATAACGTGATGGGCGTGGCCAAGGCCGCGCTGGAAGCCTCCACCCGCTATGTCGCGCGCGATCTCGGCCCGGCCGGGATCCGGGTGAACGCGATCTCGGCTGGTCCGATGCGCACCCTGGCCATGGCCGGCATTTCCGGCGGCCGCACGCTGATGAAGACCGGCAAGGACTGGTCGATGCTGAAAGAGGACACCACGATGGAAGGCGTCGCCGGCGCGGCGCTTTACCTGCTCAGCGATCTGGGCAAGTCGTGCACCGGTGAAGTGCTGCACGTGGACGCGGGCTTCCACGCCGTCGCCGTGCCGGACATCGCCGAAGACTGA
- the lpdA gene encoding dihydrolipoyl dehydrogenase yields MADQFDVVIIGAGPGGYNCAIRAGQLGLKTAIIEKRGTLGGTCLNVGCIPSKALLHASELYEEAEKNFASMGIKVKGLELDLPTMMAQKDDAVKGLTRGVAGLMKKNKVEVFEGFGRITGEGAVTVEGSDGKTTELKTKNIVIATGSEVTPLPGVEIDGERVVTSDHAIALKEVPKKLVLIGAGVIGLELGSVWRRLGSEVTVVEYLDRVLPTMDGEVSKTAKKLFEKQGMSFKLGRKVTGVEKLKSKLKVTTEAAAGGEEETLDADVVLVCIGRRPYTEGLGLETVGIETDKRGFIPNDHWKTSADGVWVIGDATTGAMLAHKAEDEGAACAERIAGKHGHVNYDAIPNVVYTFPEIASVGATEEQLKEAGREYKVGKFPYMANSRGRTNHQTDGFAKILADAKTDEILGAHLVAPHAGEMIAELALAMEFSASSEDVARTCHAHPTLSEAIRQAAMGVEGWTMQM; encoded by the coding sequence ATGGCGGACCAATTCGACGTCGTGATCATCGGGGCGGGCCCCGGCGGATATAACTGCGCGATCCGCGCGGGCCAGCTGGGCCTGAAGACCGCGATCATCGAAAAGCGCGGCACGCTGGGCGGCACCTGCCTGAACGTGGGCTGCATCCCCTCAAAGGCGCTGCTGCACGCGTCCGAGCTTTACGAGGAAGCGGAGAAGAACTTCGCTTCGATGGGCATCAAGGTGAAGGGGCTCGAACTCGACCTGCCCACCATGATGGCGCAGAAGGACGACGCGGTGAAAGGCCTGACCCGCGGCGTCGCCGGGCTGATGAAGAAGAACAAGGTCGAAGTCTTCGAAGGCTTCGGGCGCATCACTGGCGAGGGCGCGGTGACGGTCGAAGGCTCTGACGGGAAAACCACCGAGCTCAAGACCAAAAACATCGTCATCGCCACCGGCTCTGAAGTCACCCCGCTGCCGGGCGTGGAGATCGACGGCGAGCGCGTCGTCACCTCCGACCACGCCATCGCGCTGAAAGAGGTCCCGAAAAAGCTCGTGCTGATCGGCGCGGGCGTGATCGGGCTGGAGCTGGGTTCGGTCTGGCGCCGTCTGGGTTCGGAGGTCACCGTGGTCGAATACCTCGACCGGGTGCTGCCCACCATGGACGGCGAGGTCTCCAAGACCGCCAAGAAGCTGTTTGAAAAACAGGGCATGAGCTTCAAGCTCGGCCGCAAGGTGACCGGCGTCGAGAAGCTCAAATCCAAGCTCAAGGTCACGACCGAAGCCGCCGCGGGCGGCGAGGAAGAGACGCTGGACGCCGACGTGGTGCTCGTCTGCATCGGCCGGCGGCCCTACACCGAGGGGCTGGGCCTGGAGACCGTCGGGATCGAGACCGACAAGCGCGGCTTCATCCCCAACGATCACTGGAAGACTAGCGCGGACGGGGTCTGGGTGATCGGCGACGCCACCACCGGCGCCATGCTCGCCCACAAGGCCGAGGACGAGGGCGCGGCCTGCGCGGAACGCATCGCCGGCAAGCATGGCCATGTGAACTACGACGCCATTCCGAACGTGGTCTACACCTTCCCCGAGATCGCCTCGGTCGGCGCCACTGAAGAACAGCTGAAAGAGGCCGGCCGCGAATACAAGGTCGGCAAATTCCCCTACATGGCCAATTCGCGCGGGCGCACGAACCACCAGACCGACGGGTTTGCGAAAATCCTCGCCGATGCGAAGACCGACGAGATCCTGGGCGCGCACCTGGTGGCCCCGCACGCCGGCGAGATGATCGCCGAGCTGGCGCTGGCCATGGAGTTCTCCGCCTCGTCCGAAGACGTCGCGCGCACCTGCCACGCCCACCCCACCCTCAGCGAGGCGATCCGCCAGGCCGCCATGGGCGTGGAGGGCTGGACGATGCAGATGTGA
- a CDS encoding acyl-CoA desaturase → MKSAPLPRSLAIPKSWKNLDWSSVFAAIIYPALGVLGLIVAFTLGLALESLQLHWWYAPLALAVGAVTLVICNMGIGVLHRVWHHKAGELRGPAQVITAVNCIIAMQGKLKDWVNYHSQHHRLSDKPGDPHNPGEGKLWAWMGWLLWRDRNDMQRPLAMWLRDNPAVRAIDAHHGKLAFLVHLVIPAAIYAVVAATGGSILLTFILHAAAVTARGVQFHATILGVNVFGHLKTPAWADYLLAVLTGGEAFHDHHHDEPASALHLPRKGLLNRLVDYNGTTLLIFEKLRWARDLKIAERFATPQLAAPR, encoded by the coding sequence ATGAAATCTGCTCCGCTTCCGCGGTCCCTCGCGATCCCCAAAAGCTGGAAGAATCTCGACTGGTCGAGCGTGTTCGCCGCCATCATCTACCCCGCCCTGGGGGTGCTGGGCCTGATCGTCGCGTTCACGCTGGGCCTGGCGCTGGAAAGCCTGCAGCTTCACTGGTGGTACGCGCCGCTCGCTCTTGCGGTTGGCGCGGTCACGCTGGTGATCTGCAATATGGGCATCGGGGTGCTGCACCGGGTCTGGCACCACAAGGCCGGCGAGCTGCGCGGGCCAGCCCAGGTCATCACTGCGGTGAACTGCATCATCGCCATGCAGGGCAAGCTGAAGGACTGGGTGAACTACCACTCCCAGCACCATCGCCTGTCCGACAAGCCCGGCGACCCGCACAATCCCGGCGAGGGCAAGCTGTGGGCCTGGATGGGCTGGCTGTTATGGCGCGACCGCAACGACATGCAGCGCCCGCTGGCGATGTGGCTGCGCGACAATCCGGCGGTGCGCGCGATCGACGCCCATCACGGCAAGCTCGCCTTCCTGGTCCATCTGGTTATCCCGGCGGCGATTTACGCCGTGGTCGCCGCGACCGGCGGATCGATCCTCCTGACCTTCATCCTGCACGCGGCCGCAGTGACGGCGCGCGGGGTGCAGTTTCACGCCACCATCCTGGGCGTGAACGTGTTCGGCCATCTCAAGACCCCCGCCTGGGCGGACTATCTGCTGGCCGTGCTCACCGGCGGCGAGGCCTTCCACGACCACCATCACGACGAACCGGCCAGCGCCCTGCACCTGCCGCGCAAGGGGCTGCTGAACCGTCTGGTGGACTATAACGGCACCACGCTCCTGATCTTCGAGAAGCTGCGCTGGGCGCGCGATCTGAAGATCGCCGAGCGCTTCGCCACGCCGCAGCTCGCCGCCCCGCGTTAG
- a CDS encoding class I SAM-dependent methyltransferase yields MPDGSAPETLDKTGKSDFNAIYSAPDPRKYFNTLRRHGYVIPESAYQVFSSIYKAYRKQRGAHRLRVIDVGCSYGINAALQKYGLSLSELEARYAAFAAEGLSSDEVLERDRNWFASRPVINDLVFTGLDSAAPAIDYAVRTGLLDCGLSTNLEAGEPLPQGWSGLGGADLVISTGAIGYVTEKTFQTLADAAQARPWIASFCLRQFDITPIARAMTSRGYVAEKLEGRVFPQRRFTGPKERDGALGRLAEIGRDATALEESGWYAAEFYLLRPKEEAESAPLDGLVDTATLPAAKL; encoded by the coding sequence ATGCCGGACGGAAGCGCGCCCGAGACTCTAGACAAGACCGGGAAGTCTGACTTTAACGCGATTTATAGCGCGCCAGACCCGCGTAAATACTTCAATACATTGCGCCGTCACGGCTATGTGATCCCGGAATCGGCGTATCAGGTCTTCAGCTCGATTTACAAGGCCTACCGCAAGCAGCGCGGCGCCCACCGGCTGCGTGTGATCGACGTTGGATGCTCGTACGGCATCAATGCGGCGCTGCAAAAATACGGGCTCAGTCTCAGCGAGCTCGAAGCGCGCTACGCCGCCTTCGCCGCCGAGGGGCTGAGTTCGGACGAGGTCCTCGAGCGCGACCGGAACTGGTTTGCGAGCCGGCCGGTGATCAACGATCTCGTCTTCACGGGTCTCGACAGCGCCGCTCCGGCGATCGACTACGCGGTGCGCACGGGTCTGCTCGATTGCGGGCTCAGCACCAATCTCGAAGCCGGCGAGCCGCTGCCGCAGGGCTGGAGCGGGCTCGGGGGCGCAGACCTCGTCATCTCCACAGGCGCGATCGGCTATGTGACAGAGAAGACCTTCCAGACCCTGGCCGACGCCGCGCAGGCGCGGCCCTGGATCGCGAGCTTCTGTCTGCGCCAGTTCGACATCACGCCGATCGCCCGGGCGATGACCTCGCGCGGCTATGTGGCCGAGAAGCTCGAAGGCCGGGTCTTCCCGCAGCGCCGCTTCACCGGCCCGAAGGAGCGCGACGGCGCGCTCGGCCGGCTCGCCGAGATCGGCCGGGACGCCACCGCGCTTGAGGAGTCCGGCTGGTACGCAGCGGAATTCTATTTGTTGCGGCCCAAGGAAGAGGCCGAATCCGCCCCGCTCGACGGGCTGGTGGACACCGCGACGCTTCCCGCGGCGAAGCTCTGA
- the rpe gene encoding ribulose-phosphate 3-epimerase: protein MPDPVIISPSILSADFARLGEEVKAVDEAGADWIHVDVMDGHFVPNLTIGPNVVKAIRPWSKKPFDVHLMISPVDAYIADFAQAGADLITAHPEAGPHFHRTVQTIKANGAKAGAALNPGTGLESIDHVLDELDLVLIMSVNPGFGGQSFITGQLRKIEALRQMIDSRGLATKIEVDGGVNPETAKACREAGADALVAGSAVFKGGPDAYAANIASLRGG, encoded by the coding sequence ATGCCTGATCCGGTGATCATCTCGCCTTCGATTCTGTCTGCGGACTTCGCGCGGCTGGGCGAGGAGGTGAAAGCCGTCGACGAGGCGGGGGCGGACTGGATCCATGTCGACGTGATGGACGGCCATTTCGTGCCGAACCTGACCATCGGCCCGAACGTCGTCAAAGCGATCCGGCCCTGGTCGAAAAAGCCCTTCGACGTGCACCTGATGATCAGCCCGGTCGACGCCTATATCGCCGATTTCGCCCAGGCTGGCGCCGATCTGATCACCGCCCATCCCGAGGCGGGACCGCATTTTCACCGCACAGTCCAGACCATCAAGGCGAACGGGGCGAAGGCCGGCGCGGCGCTCAATCCCGGCACCGGGCTTGAAAGCATCGACCATGTGCTCGACGAGCTCGATCTGGTGCTGATCATGAGCGTCAATCCCGGCTTCGGCGGGCAGAGCTTCATCACCGGCCAGCTTCGCAAGATCGAGGCGCTGCGCCAGATGATCGATTCCCGCGGCCTCGCCACGAAGATCGAGGTCGACGGCGGGGTGAACCCCGAAACCGCCAAAGCCTGCCGCGAGGCGGGCGCGGACGCGCTGGTCGCGGGCTCGGCGGTCTTCAAGGGCGGGCCGGACGCCTACGCCGCCAATATCGCTTCCTTGCGAGGAGGCTGA
- the purH gene encoding bifunctional phosphoribosylaminoimidazolecarboxamide formyltransferase/IMP cyclohydrolase, which yields MEDLHLAPVRRALISVSDKQGLAERARKLAAAGVELLSTGGTLQALRDAGLEAKDVSEVTGFPEMMDGRVKTLHPRVHGGLLARRDREDDLASMAEHGIPEIDVLMVNLYPFEETSRSGAGIEACIEKIDVGGPAMIRAAAKNHRFVAVCCDMRDLDKVLENIDAHEGCTTLETRRHLAAKAFARTAAYDAAIAARLDPEVEKPARSWFAVGGPRLQKLRYGENPHQDAALYQTTEARPGVASARQVQGKELSFNNIADADAAFELVSEFDSEESAACAIIKHANPCGAAVAADLATAYERAFSGDPVSAFGGIAAFNRKIDAETADQITKIFTEVVVAPEADQAALDILSAKKNVRVLLTGGLPDPRQPGWTVKSVSGGLLVQERDAGHVRSQDLKVVTERQPDEDEMADLLFAWRIVKHVKSNAIVFAKGGSTAGVGMGQTSRVEAVRLAARKAEDAAQENGWDAPRTKGAALASDAFFPFADGLKEAIAAGARCVIQPGGSVRDTEVIEAANEAGIAMIFTGMRHFRH from the coding sequence ATGGAAGACCTTCACCTCGCGCCGGTCCGCCGCGCCCTGATTTCGGTGTCCGACAAGCAGGGCCTGGCCGAACGCGCCCGCAAGCTGGCCGCGGCCGGCGTCGAGCTTCTGTCCACCGGCGGCACGCTGCAGGCCCTGCGCGATGCCGGGCTGGAAGCGAAAGACGTCTCAGAAGTCACCGGCTTTCCCGAGATGATGGACGGACGGGTGAAGACGCTGCATCCGCGCGTGCATGGCGGGCTGCTGGCCCGGCGCGACCGCGAGGACGATCTGGCCTCCATGGCCGAGCACGGCATTCCCGAGATCGACGTGCTGATGGTCAATCTCTACCCGTTCGAGGAGACCTCGCGCTCGGGCGCGGGGATCGAGGCCTGCATCGAGAAGATCGACGTGGGCGGGCCGGCGATGATCCGCGCCGCGGCGAAGAACCACCGCTTCGTGGCGGTGTGCTGCGACATGCGCGATCTCGACAAGGTGCTGGAAAACATCGACGCCCATGAGGGCTGCACCACGCTGGAGACCCGCCGCCATCTCGCCGCCAAGGCGTTCGCGCGCACCGCGGCCTATGACGCGGCGATCGCCGCCCGGCTGGACCCTGAAGTGGAAAAGCCCGCGCGCAGCTGGTTCGCCGTGGGCGGCCCGCGCCTTCAGAAGCTGAGATACGGCGAGAACCCCCATCAGGACGCCGCGCTCTATCAGACCACCGAAGCGCGCCCCGGCGTCGCCTCGGCCCGTCAGGTGCAGGGCAAGGAGCTGAGCTTCAACAATATCGCCGACGCCGACGCGGCGTTCGAACTGGTCAGCGAGTTCGACTCCGAGGAGAGCGCGGCCTGCGCCATCATCAAGCACGCCAATCCGTGCGGCGCGGCGGTCGCGGCCGACCTCGCCACGGCCTATGAGCGCGCCTTCTCCGGCGATCCGGTGAGCGCGTTCGGCGGCATCGCCGCGTTCAACCGCAAGATCGACGCGGAGACCGCCGACCAGATCACGAAGATCTTCACAGAAGTGGTGGTCGCGCCCGAGGCCGATCAGGCCGCGCTCGACATACTGTCGGCGAAGAAGAACGTGCGCGTGCTGCTGACCGGCGGCCTGCCCGATCCCCGCCAGCCGGGCTGGACTGTGAAATCGGTCTCCGGCGGGCTTCTTGTGCAGGAGCGCGACGCCGGCCACGTCCGCAGCCAGGACCTCAAGGTCGTCACCGAGCGTCAGCCCGACGAGGACGAGATGGCCGACCTCCTCTTCGCCTGGCGCATCGTCAAGCATGTGAAATCGAACGCCATCGTCTTCGCCAAGGGCGGCTCGACCGCCGGGGTCGGCATGGGCCAGACCAGCCGGGTCGAGGCGGTGCGCCTGGCCGCCCGCAAGGCCGAGGACGCCGCGCAGGAAAACGGCTGGGACGCTCCGCGCACCAAGGGCGCGGCGCTGGCGTCCGACGCCTTCTTCCCCTTCGCCGACGGGCTGAAGGAAGCCATCGCGGCGGGCGCGCGCTGCGTCATCCAGCCCGGCGGCTCGGTGCGCGACACCGAGGTGATCGAGGCGGCGAACGAGGCGGGTATCGCCATGATCTTCACCGGCATGCGCCATTTCAGGCACTGA
- a CDS encoding low molecular weight protein-tyrosine-phosphatase, with amino-acid sequence MRRRTLSVLFVCTGNICRSPMAEAAARAIAAGKGRDILFDSAGTGDWHAGEKPDPRAVAAGARRGYNLSGITARAVTDADFTGYDHVVALDQSHVKWLIARRAALRLPERPVSRLMDWSVGLAGRDVPDPYYGAPEDFEIALDLIEKGCEGLVSRI; translated from the coding sequence ATGCGGCGCCGCACGCTTTCAGTTCTCTTCGTCTGCACCGGAAACATCTGCCGCTCGCCCATGGCGGAGGCGGCCGCGCGCGCCATTGCGGCGGGCAAGGGCCGCGACATCCTTTTCGACAGCGCCGGCACCGGCGACTGGCACGCCGGGGAGAAGCCCGATCCGCGCGCGGTCGCGGCCGGCGCGCGCCGCGGCTATAACCTTTCGGGCATCACCGCGCGGGCGGTGACCGACGCGGACTTCACCGGCTACGACCACGTCGTCGCGCTCGATCAGAGCCATGTGAAATGGCTGATCGCGCGCCGGGCCGCGCTGCGCCTGCCCGAACGGCCGGTCTCGCGGTTGATGGACTGGTCGGTGGGGCTGGCGGGCCGGGACGTGCCCGATCCCTATTACGGCGCGCCGGAGGATTTCGAAATCGCGCTCGACCTCATCGAGAAGGGCTGCGAGGGCCTGGTCTCGCGGATATAG
- a CDS encoding heparinase II/III family protein, translated as MTAADLAAAAARRIRRESSDIANALAVYRMPALSGPAPDALAATPEPLIKGDKARGAAILAGRFALCGESLQVEPGESVWDRPAPSRRFAETLHRFGWLADLLALDDPEATERARALVDDWIDRFGGWNWFSWEPRVLEGRVRAWLLAGEALFSGEDGPVRLRALARQSRRLARALPVVEPDRTRLDAAISLALAVLCLGLPPRTAVKAGAQLAAALDAQILPDGGHVSRNPEAAAEILVALTELDRTAASAGLELPQSVRRAMDRIAGFVRFARLPGGALAGFHGGGEGPIRAVEAALDHLGVAKKAKAGFNVAPHSGYHRAEAGGAIVILDAAGPPPGMHAADYHASALAFEFAAPGGRVVVNCGWSADQPSPWREAVRATAAHSALTLEETSASRLIGAGWRRDLLGPRVAHGPDPVKVRRNEEDLGVWLEASHDGYRKPYGLSLRRRLFLAVDGGDLRGEDGLFRPVEDGAPDDPEKRLRYAIRFHLHPDVRASLSRDSMSALLVLANGDGWRFRTDGGPVRLERSVYLAAGAPPKRSTQLVIVGEAEPFGGGERPPNRVRWAFQRLGRVGAAG; from the coding sequence GTGACGGCGGCGGACCTGGCCGCGGCTGCGGCCCGGCGGATCCGCCGTGAAAGCTCGGACATCGCAAACGCGCTGGCGGTCTATCGCATGCCCGCCCTGTCGGGCCCTGCCCCCGACGCGCTGGCCGCCACACCCGAACCTCTGATCAAGGGCGACAAGGCGCGCGGCGCGGCGATCCTGGCCGGACGCTTCGCACTGTGCGGAGAGAGCCTTCAGGTCGAGCCCGGCGAAAGCGTCTGGGACCGGCCCGCCCCTTCGCGCCGCTTCGCCGAGACGCTGCACCGGTTCGGCTGGCTCGCCGATCTTCTGGCGCTGGACGACCCCGAAGCGACCGAGCGCGCCCGCGCGCTGGTCGACGACTGGATCGACCGGTTCGGCGGCTGGAACTGGTTTTCCTGGGAGCCGCGCGTGCTCGAAGGCCGGGTCCGCGCCTGGCTGCTGGCCGGAGAGGCGCTGTTTTCCGGCGAGGACGGCCCGGTGCGCCTGCGCGCCCTGGCCCGGCAGTCGCGCCGGCTCGCGCGCGCCCTGCCCGTGGTCGAACCCGACCGCACGCGGCTGGACGCTGCGATCAGCCTGGCGCTGGCGGTGCTGTGCCTGGGGCTGCCCCCGCGCACGGCGGTGAAGGCGGGCGCGCAGCTCGCGGCGGCCCTGGACGCGCAGATCCTGCCCGACGGCGGCCATGTCAGCCGCAACCCCGAAGCCGCCGCAGAGATCCTCGTCGCGCTGACCGAGCTCGACCGGACCGCCGCTTCGGCGGGTCTGGAACTGCCCCAGAGCGTGCGCCGCGCCATGGACCGGATCGCCGGCTTCGTGCGCTTCGCCCGTCTGCCCGGCGGCGCGCTCGCAGGCTTTCACGGCGGCGGGGAAGGCCCGATCCGCGCGGTCGAAGCCGCGCTCGACCATCTCGGCGTCGCCAAGAAGGCCAAGGCCGGCTTCAACGTCGCGCCGCACTCGGGCTATCACCGGGCCGAGGCCGGCGGCGCGATCGTGATTCTGGACGCGGCCGGCCCGCCGCCCGGCATGCACGCAGCGGATTATCACGCCAGCGCGCTCGCCTTTGAATTCGCAGCGCCCGGCGGCCGGGTCGTGGTCAATTGCGGCTGGTCGGCCGATCAGCCCTCGCCCTGGCGCGAAGCGGTCCGCGCGACTGCGGCGCACTCGGCGCTGACGCTTGAAGAAACCAGCGCCTCGCGCCTTATCGGCGCGGGCTGGCGGCGCGATCTTCTGGGCCCGCGCGTGGCGCACGGCCCCGACCCGGTGAAGGTCCGCCGCAACGAGGAAGATCTCGGCGTCTGGCTGGAGGCCAGCCATGACGGCTATCGCAAGCCTTACGGGCTGAGCCTGAGGCGGCGGCTGTTCCTGGCCGTCGACGGCGGCGATCTCAGGGGCGAGGACGGGCTGTTCCGCCCGGTCGAGGACGGCGCGCCGGACGATCCTGAAAAGCGGCTGCGCTACGCCATCCGCTTTCACCTGCATCCTGACGTGCGCGCCTCGCTGTCGCGCGATTCGATGAGCGCGCTTCTCGTGCTGGCCAACGGCGACGGCTGGCGGTTCAGGACCGACGGCGGGCCGGTCAGGCTCGAACGCAGCGTCTATCTGGCCGCCGGCGCGCCGCCCAAGCGCTCCACCCAGCTGGTGATCGTCGGCGAGGCCGAGCCCTTCGGCGGCGGCGAGCGACCGCCCAACCGCGTGCGCTGGGCCTTCCAGCGGCTTGGCCGGGTCGGCGCTGCGGGATAA
- a CDS encoding dienelactone hydrolase family protein: protein MRTALAALAATALSACASAQDIPAHTEIRLPEGADGPVPAAVMISGCGGVQAVQDTYAETALENGWAAVIVDSHAARGIGRAGALSFVCTGLSLRGQERAADVFAALDLVAANDRLDETEVVLIGWSHGGWTILDAMAEAAKPGSEREFAGVQSAFLLYPYCGGIIAADRDPIGDPFPVTMLLAGRDVIAPPGDCRKLAERRSAEGSRIDIVEEPGLTHAFDSDTHRFDPRMAYDPEGEARALARFAAMLAEAD from the coding sequence ATGCGCACAGCCCTCGCCGCCCTGGCCGCGACGGCCCTGTCCGCCTGCGCCAGCGCGCAGGACATACCCGCGCATACCGAGATCCGCCTGCCCGAGGGCGCGGACGGCCCGGTTCCCGCCGCGGTGATGATCTCGGGCTGCGGCGGCGTGCAGGCGGTGCAGGACACCTACGCGGAGACCGCGCTCGAGAACGGCTGGGCGGCGGTGATCGTGGACAGCCACGCCGCGCGCGGCATCGGCCGGGCCGGGGCGCTGAGTTTTGTCTGCACGGGGCTGTCCCTGCGCGGTCAGGAGCGCGCCGCGGACGTGTTCGCCGCGCTCGATCTCGTCGCGGCCAACGACCGGCTAGATGAGACCGAAGTCGTCCTGATCGGCTGGAGCCATGGCGGCTGGACGATCCTCGACGCGATGGCTGAAGCGGCGAAGCCTGGTTCCGAGCGCGAGTTTGCGGGCGTTCAGTCCGCCTTCCTCCTCTACCCCTATTGCGGCGGCATCATCGCCGCCGACCGCGACCCGATCGGCGATCCCTTCCCGGTGACGATGCTGCTCGCAGGCCGGGACGTGATCGCCCCGCCGGGCGACTGCCGCAAGCTGGCCGAGCGCCGCAGCGCGGAAGGCAGCCGGATCGACATCGTCGAAGAACCGGGCCTCACCCACGCCTTCGACAGCGACACCCACCGCTTCGACCCGCGCATGGCTTACGACCCCGAAGGCGAGGCCCGGGCGCTCGCCCGCTTCGCCGCCATGCTGGCCGAGGCGGATTAG
- a CDS encoding transcription antitermination factor NusB: protein MSAKPEHTRPHANRSLHPARQVALAALAGVVGKGQTLEAALSGRPSFKRLDARDRAFARAVTTAAIRRAGALQAALDVLLDKPLPEKAFSARLILLLGAAERLILDTPPHAAVDAWVSVMDASPESRRFKNLANAVLRRVGEKGRGAFKGSDPLDDLPQWWAERWVDAWGEDTARAMTAARSGPPPLDLTLKPGVDANQLADAIGGAVLPGGTVRRQTIGAVEDLPGYATGDWWVQDAAAALPARLLAPRRGETIADLCAAPGGKTMQIAASGAQTIAVDASPKRLKRLEDNLARAGLSAQIAAADAAEWTPEAPLDAVLLDAPCTATGTLRRRPDAVYAKQPGDVASLGPIQSRLLDAAYAMLKTGGRLVYCVCSLEPEEGEDQIAAFLKRTPEARLDPVRPEEMPELEEAITAEGAVRTRPDMWADKGGLDGFFIARIVKPAR, encoded by the coding sequence ATGTCTGCAAAGCCCGAACACACCCGGCCTCACGCCAACCGCTCGCTTCATCCCGCCCGCCAGGTCGCGCTGGCCGCGCTCGCCGGCGTGGTCGGCAAGGGCCAGACGCTGGAGGCCGCGCTTTCGGGGCGGCCCTCCTTCAAGCGCCTCGACGCCCGCGACCGCGCCTTCGCCCGCGCCGTGACCACCGCGGCGATCCGGCGTGCGGGCGCGCTGCAGGCGGCCCTGGACGTGCTTTTAGACAAGCCGCTTCCGGAAAAGGCGTTCAGCGCCCGGCTGATCCTGCTTCTGGGCGCGGCCGAGCGGCTGATCCTCGATACGCCGCCGCACGCCGCGGTCGACGCCTGGGTCTCGGTGATGGACGCCTCGCCGGAGAGCCGAAGGTTCAAGAACCTGGCGAACGCGGTGCTGCGCCGGGTCGGCGAGAAGGGCCGGGGCGCGTTCAAGGGCTCAGATCCGCTGGATGATCTGCCGCAATGGTGGGCCGAACGCTGGGTCGACGCCTGGGGCGAGGACACGGCGCGGGCGATGACGGCGGCCCGCTCCGGCCCGCCCCCGCTCGATCTGACGCTGAAGCCCGGCGTGGATGCGAACCAGCTCGCCGACGCGATCGGCGGGGCGGTGCTGCCCGGCGGCACGGTGAGGCGGCAGACCATCGGCGCGGTCGAGGACCTGCCCGGCTACGCCACCGGGGACTGGTGGGTGCAGGACGCCGCCGCCGCCCTGCCCGCGCGCCTGCTCGCGCCCAGGCGCGGAGAAACCATCGCCGATCTCTGCGCTGCGCCGGGCGGCAAGACGATGCAGATCGCTGCGAGCGGCGCGCAGACCATCGCGGTCGACGCCTCGCCCAAGCGCCTGAAACGGCTGGAAGACAATCTCGCGCGGGCGGGCCTGAGCGCCCAGATCGCCGCCGCCGACGCAGCCGAGTGGACGCCCGAAGCGCCGCTGGACGCGGTGCTGCTGGACGCGCCGTGCACGGCGACGGGCACGCTGCGCCGCCGCCCCGATGCGGTCTACGCCAAGCAGCCCGGCGACGTGGCCTCGCTGGGGCCCATCCAGTCCAGGCTTCTGGACGCGGCCTACGCCATGCTGAAAACCGGCGGGCGGCTCGTCTACTGCGTCTGCTCGCTCGAACCCGAAGAAGGCGAGGACCAGATCGCCGCCTTCCTGAAACGCACCCCCGAGGCCCGGCTCGACCCGGTCCGCCCCGAAGAAATGCCGGAGCTGGAAGAGGCGATCACCGCCGAGGGCGCAGTGCGCACCCGTCCTGACATGTGGGCCGACAAAGGCGGGCTCGACGGCTTCTTCATCGCCCGGATCGTCAAGCCGGCCCGGTGA